Proteins encoded in a region of the Roseateles sp. SL47 genome:
- a CDS encoding hemagglutinin repeat-containing protein: protein MNRLQFRIVFNLRRGQFMAAAETVRSQSKATGQSDGPARRAFKGSEPKAPAGCGPPALIPVAAAVAIGAVVALLASSPAHAGWQDWAQQRAVHPAQHRPEAPAAAQPLLQIKADASAPRQQQPTVLTAPNGIPLVNIQTPSSAGVSRNTYSQFDVSGQGVILNNARTETSTQLGGWVAGNPWMAKGEARVILNEVHSGAPSHLQGFVEVAGRRAEVIVANPAGIQVDGGGFINASGATLTTGVPRWDAAGQVSGFAVQGGSIRIDGAGLDARQTDYTALLARAVELNAGLWAQEARIQTGTQLMSAASAGAGSGGGDALAPAGERPRYALDSSSLGGIYAQRITLVGTEAGLGVRQAGQMVAGQLTLQADGWLENSGTVYAQGAGVDAANAANAANVSDASPSLWVGSGQGVRNAGWLAAQGSALLSAPRLEGSASSVTAAGVSSDGQLGKGPATLTLSATESMQQAGLLVAPSRLDLQAPQTHLNGAQAQAESVQISGSDLSARGASLVAGEQIGLSARATLDLSQAQLQVGSLQGTDDGARRDATGAVGAVGAAGTGKGHATLSGQVVTLDGAILSAAGGLQLQANGRLSASRAVMSADTLDVSAGEADLHGAELLQLGTTTQRLLVDGALNVDAARIATRAENFSVAGDTLSGRGARVEHAGSGTLSLAGQALHLESALVQTGGAFQMRSHQAFLDHASVQAQSLDWQTGLLSHRSAVTQLAGLTASQIVADGAVDNQGGRIEANGALMLQADSISNRGGRVATLGDLRLDADRVVNRQGQLLSRGHLLLGGTGTRGASSTLDNTGGQVAAEDVSVHIADALNEGGLLSARREAVLAVGTWHNADGRVDAGALHLQASRLEGAGSLYARGNAALTAGVIHTAGVLAAAGELTVQAGVLTNSGLVAAGLREDGSQHDAGHLSIGTGELNNSGAVQSGGLLNVAVDRQFIHSGVLYAGGSAEVHAGQLVNAGSIAAQGDLQVMVDQVSGGGALAAGLRQDNTLATQGDLSLAATQSAQFHGAVTAAGGLALAAPTLQLQDAQILGRSVSLSASGGDLSLDRAVVVAVGAPEARNGGYALVLQSQGDVVTSRAQISAPALSVAGRDWMNAEGKVAQTASTGSMAVSLSGDLNNQGGVIASVAPHLSLQAGVVNNDAGRIVQAGGKLQLRAHEWFGAQGQVLAAGALLWQVDNTLTLTGAHTQAERVQLEAGDLRHDGGTLLSLQDAAVAVQRSMVNRQGTMESGGGLDLTAGFLVNSEGTVQAGGPLRLRLTEVDGLSNQDGRVRSGADLTLEALHVDNRRGWVGSDGALSLKARGDVLNADGHVLAGQSLVMDVAALSNQAGRMASIQGGVVLDSAGLLDNSGGSILAASEMALSAKGVVNQRGELAALALVVDTRGGAFDNRAGRLLSSDSLQVRSGEFNNHGGLLQSQGTLAVSTAGAALTNTSDADITHLTGIRSRGSLQLETGSLHNSAGITGGAVTLHTGSLVNQQSIEGQTLALSLTGGLDNQSGQLIGALATTITAGTVVNRGGLIYGGELLDVLVQRSVGTSATDDTNGIGVKGPTRLSHPGGSSGDFVNDGSLRSGGVLSIAADKVDNLARGELSGTQTRLTLSRTLTNRGLIDGDLVHLHADHLLNRGSGRIYGGDITVTGRALTNEAEGAAAAVIASRGDLSVSMTGAVSNTAQSLIFADGVLGLRAASLVNENASIDAGRSLQGDITGSMVNRSVHDGVDSLPQDPNAPRVLWSQAFIRSGGDMALSADQLINSGATIEARGNLALRSAEIHNLNPYLVWQKVAGATTSGWEFQAPGSTVRYKPDQIRVLWAVNYDGTSWTSPWGSDAQSSLEPFVYEFHPRTSTWSQDTYNRKMLLPSQRYPHQVFGRYLGGWGGDVDGAAQRAFEWRPSADHSWLRCDNDMGCEDVAVPGAHYAASDRVWSDFDITPGDDAALDLALAAFYADTNSRLVGDFTAFHYTRSAETAKVTQSAAGQIIVGGALSVEGGRIVNDMSRIVGRDGVDIQASSIDNRTTEVTVAGREDVDVYVTRNDGSGIPNTGIRYTATSADIHGTVMLTLPDVATSAAAAVAPGERQSSAAVGSGGDGSGGGVEVPLPANEAAGIGAPAQTARWALTGIGAATARRATADVRSGPAGLTPATPTAMGVQGLDTNGRLRAVTPNLRLPTSSLFQLRTDATRGYLIATDPRYANDRTWLSSDYLLRALALDPAISQKRLGDGFYEQRLVREQIGQLTGSAYLQGYENDEAMYRALLSNGASFAQQHQLIPGVALTAEQMAQLTTDLVWLVEQPVTMADGSTHRVLVPQVYLLPRDGDLEASGALMAGNRVTLALSGGLDNSGEIRAGDGELLARAGTITNTGGVRGTRVALSAREDVRNLGGTLAAKDTLSLNAGRDLVVSTTTLGSSTATSQRTVLDRVASLRAAGDMVLQAGRDVTLQAAQITQGTEGFPPASAVASVPVQAALGGLLVQAGRDLQLTTVHTSSSDRATVDASNHLHQSRAQEVGSSLRAGGAVVLHAGRDLTARGASVNSQGTVQLQAERDVLLLAAQATESLDEATKNRVKGTLQSTTTTTQVHLDRTSAVGTTISGQAVAVHAGQDVRVQGSNVVSDNGTVVRAGRDVSLAHALDTRQRQDDRQQVTSGVMGAGAGFIVGTRDQRGGHQSSTETVVASTVGSVTGPVTLVAGRDYTQTGSILQAPQGDVEVQAQKIAIAAAAQQGHDVQTSAVRQSGLSVSVAAPVINALQSAAEMAANIDKVGDARMKALGAASTAIKGKEAWQALQADPKAAGGLSFNVTMGASRSESRSETLSTQHRGSEITAGGKVRLSAQGAGPSSSIGIEGSDIAAAQTLTLQAQGEIDLSAAQDRVTHQSRNTSSSAAVGVGGQVGSQGSSMGFTASASSSRGRSDGQDLIQRNTHLQGQQVTLESGRDTTLRGAVVSGDRVQASVGGDLRIESLQDTSQFTSSSQQAGGHVTGGAGYSGSGSMAKSQVNSHFASVTEQSGIRAGDAGFQVQVNGNTALKGGAVTSSQAAVDNKVNSFRSGSLTLTDLENKAAFEGSSYSVSTGFGRSAEAEGPVGVEPQGDVFSWKPAKATGASGDSAGVGTVSGRATRMTRAGISGVAGDEAARTGDPESGIAPIFDSQQVRQELAAQVAISQTFGKEAARQVGDFAEAQLIKAERLQVTVALMPPGPEREAVEADIARIRTLWGDHGLLRVAAHSAVGALAGDVAGAVGAGASPLLTTQVADTLKQAGAGPELTQAISTLASSVLVGAASGTVGAVSAFNEAENNTNHLSPFREVREAVRKTQARLELACHPNCTEADFRRIDAQSAQMYAAATLVHLALNGKALTAQETAQLAQTATEMLPFFGTTEAVFQVLTGKSSVSQEEVSRFVAGLGTVPVAGPFLKRGAKTTLELASQLSDQIKAALKADNVALAAAKLKELDALVGSGRLDVDALASRLNDLSATDVRKIILMEPEAANSLARRSSGALEKNAAYVSTDGRIHLTDAKGEIRPQSSWSAAANDGAATGNTVGLTREDRLVLEGDAKRAKIVQSISDAAQPSVKAIVALDAEAKVGFRGSVASGLKNATKLGPSGERVAFDGFVATKDGVSYSGPQGFDVDFFVVSKNIYEKIDSRGNFKNILGFDGSLKRMFSGYGAALRSDPALQGMKIEVPVFRVYTPEQIQRKLNAGDAQIYFFLDEN from the coding sequence ATGAACCGACTTCAATTCCGGATTGTTTTCAACCTGCGGCGCGGCCAGTTCATGGCAGCGGCGGAGACGGTGCGCAGCCAGAGCAAGGCCACGGGCCAGAGTGACGGCCCGGCGCGAAGAGCATTCAAAGGTAGCGAGCCAAAGGCGCCTGCCGGCTGCGGGCCGCCCGCGTTGATTCCCGTGGCCGCAGCGGTGGCCATCGGTGCGGTGGTGGCCCTGTTGGCGTCGTCGCCGGCCCATGCGGGCTGGCAGGACTGGGCGCAACAGCGGGCCGTACACCCAGCACAACATCGACCTGAAGCGCCAGCCGCTGCGCAGCCCCTTTTGCAGATCAAGGCGGATGCTTCAGCGCCCAGGCAGCAGCAGCCGACGGTGTTGACGGCGCCTAACGGCATCCCCTTGGTCAATATTCAGACCCCCAGCAGTGCGGGTGTCTCGCGCAATACCTACAGCCAGTTCGATGTCAGCGGGCAGGGCGTGATCCTCAACAACGCCCGCACGGAGACCTCCACCCAATTGGGCGGCTGGGTGGCGGGCAACCCCTGGATGGCCAAAGGCGAAGCGCGGGTCATCCTCAATGAGGTCCACAGCGGCGCGCCGAGCCATCTCCAGGGCTTTGTCGAGGTGGCGGGGCGGCGGGCCGAGGTGATCGTGGCCAACCCGGCGGGAATCCAGGTGGACGGCGGCGGGTTCATCAACGCCAGCGGTGCCACCTTGACCACCGGTGTCCCTCGCTGGGACGCCGCCGGACAGGTGAGCGGCTTTGCCGTGCAGGGCGGTTCGATCCGCATCGACGGTGCAGGGTTGGATGCCCGCCAGACCGACTACACCGCGCTGCTGGCACGCGCGGTCGAGCTCAATGCAGGGCTCTGGGCGCAGGAGGCAAGGATTCAGACCGGCACACAGCTGATGTCAGCGGCGTCGGCCGGTGCCGGATCGGGCGGTGGCGATGCGCTGGCACCCGCCGGAGAGCGGCCGCGTTATGCACTGGACAGCTCATCGCTCGGCGGCATCTATGCGCAGCGAATCACCTTGGTCGGGACCGAAGCCGGGTTGGGCGTTCGGCAGGCCGGGCAGATGGTGGCCGGGCAACTGACCCTGCAAGCGGATGGGTGGTTGGAGAACAGCGGCACCGTGTATGCCCAAGGCGCAGGGGTCGATGCGGCCAATGCTGCCAATGCGGCCAATGTGTCCGATGCTTCTCCGTCCTTGTGGGTGGGGTCCGGCCAAGGGGTGCGCAATGCGGGGTGGCTGGCCGCCCAAGGCTCGGCGCTGCTGAGTGCCCCGCGATTGGAGGGCTCTGCGAGCAGTGTCACTGCAGCCGGCGTGTCGTCGGATGGACAGCTCGGCAAGGGGCCGGCGACGTTAACGCTGTCCGCCACGGAGTCGATGCAGCAAGCGGGGCTGCTGGTGGCACCGTCGCGGTTGGACCTTCAGGCGCCGCAGACGCACCTCAACGGCGCTCAAGCCCAGGCTGAATCCGTGCAGATCAGCGGCTCGGATCTCTCTGCACGCGGCGCAAGCCTGGTGGCCGGGGAGCAGATCGGCTTGTCAGCGCGGGCAACGCTCGACTTGAGCCAGGCCCAGTTGCAGGTGGGCTCGCTGCAAGGGACGGATGACGGGGCCAGACGTGATGCCACTGGTGCCGTTGGTGCCGTTGGTGCCGCTGGTACCGGCAAAGGCCATGCCACGCTGAGCGGCCAGGTCGTGACCCTGGATGGCGCCATCCTGTCCGCCGCAGGCGGGTTGCAACTGCAGGCCAACGGAAGGCTCTCGGCCAGCCGCGCGGTGATGTCCGCCGACACGCTGGATGTTTCCGCTGGAGAGGCGGACCTGCATGGCGCAGAACTCTTGCAGTTGGGAACCACAACACAGCGTCTGCTGGTCGATGGCGCGTTGAACGTCGATGCTGCCCGCATCGCCACTCGTGCAGAGAACTTCAGCGTCGCCGGTGACACCTTGAGCGGTCGCGGTGCACGTGTCGAGCATGCCGGTAGCGGCACCTTGTCCTTGGCTGGACAGGCGCTGCACCTTGAAAGCGCGCTGGTGCAGACGGGCGGAGCCTTTCAGATGCGCAGCCATCAGGCCTTCCTGGATCACGCCAGTGTGCAGGCGCAGTCCCTCGACTGGCAGACCGGGCTGCTTTCACATCGAAGCGCCGTCACTCAACTGGCGGGCCTCACTGCCTCGCAGATCGTGGCGGACGGGGCCGTGGACAACCAGGGCGGCCGCATCGAAGCCAACGGCGCGTTGATGCTGCAGGCAGACAGCATCAGCAACCGTGGTGGGCGTGTGGCCACCCTTGGTGACTTGAGGCTGGACGCGGATCGTGTGGTCAATCGGCAGGGGCAGTTGCTCAGCCGTGGCCATCTGCTCCTGGGAGGGACGGGCACCCGGGGCGCGTCCAGCACCTTGGACAACACCGGGGGACAGGTGGCGGCGGAGGATGTCTCCGTGCACATCGCCGATGCACTCAATGAAGGGGGCCTGCTGTCGGCCCGCCGTGAGGCCGTCCTGGCGGTGGGGACCTGGCACAACGCCGATGGGCGAGTGGACGCTGGGGCGCTGCATCTGCAAGCGTCACGCCTGGAGGGCGCAGGCAGCCTCTATGCGCGGGGCAACGCCGCCTTGACTGCGGGCGTGATTCACACGGCCGGTGTGCTGGCCGCGGCCGGTGAGTTGACTGTGCAGGCCGGCGTGTTGACCAACTCCGGCTTGGTGGCGGCGGGGCTGCGAGAGGACGGATCCCAGCATGACGCCGGGCACCTGTCCATCGGCACTGGGGAACTGAACAACAGCGGCGCTGTTCAAAGCGGCGGTCTGTTGAATGTCGCCGTTGATCGGCAGTTCATTCACAGCGGGGTTCTGTACGCCGGAGGCTCCGCCGAGGTGCATGCCGGGCAACTGGTCAACGCGGGTTCCATCGCGGCGCAAGGTGATCTCCAGGTGATGGTGGATCAGGTCAGCGGCGGCGGTGCGTTGGCGGCTGGCCTCAGGCAAGACAACACACTGGCGACACAGGGAGACCTTTCGCTGGCCGCGACGCAGTCCGCCCAGTTCCATGGGGCGGTCACGGCGGCCGGCGGGCTGGCGTTGGCGGCACCGACCCTTCAACTGCAGGACGCGCAGATCCTGGGGAGGTCGGTGTCGCTGTCTGCGAGTGGGGGTGATCTTTCTCTCGATCGTGCCGTGGTGGTGGCCGTGGGGGCGCCAGAGGCGCGCAACGGCGGATATGCGCTGGTATTGCAATCCCAAGGCGACGTCGTGACCTCACGCGCCCAGATCAGCGCGCCAGCGCTGTCCGTGGCCGGACGTGACTGGATGAATGCGGAGGGCAAGGTGGCTCAGACCGCATCAACCGGGTCGATGGCTGTCTCCTTGTCGGGCGATCTGAACAACCAGGGCGGTGTCATCGCATCGGTGGCGCCGCATCTGTCGCTCCAGGCGGGTGTGGTGAACAACGACGCGGGGCGCATCGTGCAGGCAGGCGGCAAGCTGCAGCTTCGCGCTCATGAGTGGTTCGGTGCTCAGGGGCAGGTGCTGGCTGCTGGGGCCTTGCTCTGGCAGGTCGACAACACCCTGACGCTCACAGGGGCCCACACGCAAGCCGAACGGGTTCAACTTGAAGCGGGCGACCTCAGGCATGACGGCGGCACGTTATTGAGCCTCCAGGACGCCGCAGTGGCGGTCCAGCGGTCGATGGTGAACCGCCAAGGAACGATGGAGTCCGGCGGGGGCCTGGACCTGACGGCGGGATTTCTTGTCAATTCGGAAGGGACAGTCCAGGCGGGCGGTCCCCTCCGCTTGCGTCTGACAGAGGTGGACGGCCTGAGCAATCAGGATGGGCGAGTCAGAAGCGGTGCGGATCTGACCCTCGAAGCGCTTCATGTTGACAACCGTCGTGGTTGGGTGGGCAGCGATGGGGCGTTGTCCTTGAAGGCCCGAGGAGATGTACTGAACGCCGATGGGCATGTGCTGGCGGGGCAGTCGCTGGTCATGGACGTGGCAGCGCTGAGCAATCAAGCGGGGCGCATGGCCAGCATCCAGGGCGGGGTGGTGCTGGACAGCGCCGGGCTGCTGGACAACTCGGGCGGGTCCATCCTGGCGGCGTCCGAGATGGCGTTGAGCGCCAAGGGCGTCGTGAATCAGCGGGGCGAGTTGGCCGCCTTGGCGTTGGTGGTTGATACCAGAGGCGGAGCTTTTGACAATCGGGCGGGACGCCTGCTGTCGAGCGACTCGCTTCAGGTCAGGAGTGGCGAGTTCAACAATCATGGCGGCTTGCTCCAATCCCAGGGCACCCTGGCGGTGAGCACGGCAGGTGCTGCGCTGACGAATACGTCGGACGCTGACATCACCCACCTCACCGGCATCCGGTCCCGAGGTTCACTGCAGCTTGAGACCGGGAGCCTCCACAACAGTGCGGGCATCACCGGTGGAGCGGTGACGCTGCACACGGGCTCGCTGGTCAATCAGCAAAGCATTGAGGGACAGACGCTCGCGCTCAGTCTGACGGGTGGGCTGGACAACCAGTCGGGCCAACTGATTGGCGCGCTGGCCACCACCATCACTGCAGGGACGGTGGTCAACCGGGGTGGTTTGATCTATGGCGGCGAGTTGCTGGATGTTCTGGTGCAACGGTCGGTGGGCACCAGTGCAACCGACGACACCAACGGGATCGGCGTCAAAGGTCCAACCCGTCTGAGTCACCCAGGGGGTTCGAGCGGTGACTTCGTGAATGACGGAAGTCTTCGTTCTGGCGGTGTGCTGAGCATCGCCGCCGACAAGGTCGACAACCTTGCTCGCGGTGAACTGAGTGGCACCCAAACGCGCTTGACCCTCAGCAGGACCCTGACCAATCGCGGGCTGATCGATGGCGATCTCGTTCACCTTCACGCGGACCACCTGCTGAATCGGGGCAGCGGACGCATCTACGGCGGTGACATCACCGTCACCGGGCGGGCGCTGACGAATGAGGCGGAAGGCGCGGCGGCGGCAGTCATCGCATCGCGCGGGGATCTCTCCGTGTCCATGACCGGGGCTGTTTCGAACACGGCGCAGTCGCTGATCTTTGCGGACGGTGTACTGGGCCTGCGAGCCGCCAGCCTGGTGAATGAGAACGCCAGCATCGATGCCGGTCGCAGCTTGCAGGGGGACATCACCGGCAGCATGGTGAATCGCAGTGTCCATGACGGCGTGGACAGCCTCCCGCAAGACCCCAACGCGCCACGCGTGTTGTGGAGCCAGGCGTTCATCCGGAGCGGCGGCGACATGGCGTTGTCGGCCGACCAGCTCATCAACAGTGGCGCCACCATCGAAGCGCGTGGAAACCTGGCGCTGCGCTCCGCAGAAATCCACAACCTCAACCCCTATCTGGTATGGCAGAAAGTTGCCGGCGCCACCACCTCTGGCTGGGAGTTTCAGGCGCCGGGCAGCACGGTGCGCTACAAGCCGGATCAGATTCGGGTGCTGTGGGCGGTGAACTACGACGGCACCTCTTGGACCAGTCCTTGGGGCAGTGATGCACAAAGTTCCCTGGAGCCGTTTGTCTACGAGTTCCATCCCAGAACCTCCACCTGGTCCCAGGACACCTACAACCGCAAGATGCTGCTGCCGTCGCAGCGTTACCCCCACCAGGTCTTTGGCCGTTACCTGGGGGGCTGGGGCGGCGACGTGGATGGCGCCGCCCAGCGTGCATTTGAATGGCGTCCCAGCGCAGACCATTCCTGGCTGCGCTGCGACAACGACATGGGCTGCGAGGATGTTGCCGTGCCTGGCGCGCACTACGCCGCCAGCGACCGCGTGTGGTCAGACTTCGACATCACGCCGGGAGACGATGCCGCATTGGATCTGGCCCTGGCGGCCTTCTATGCCGACACCAACAGTCGCCTCGTGGGGGACTTCACGGCCTTTCACTACACCCGCAGCGCTGAAACTGCCAAGGTCACGCAAAGCGCTGCAGGCCAGATCATCGTGGGCGGCGCGCTCAGTGTGGAAGGTGGGCGCATCGTCAACGACATGAGCCGCATCGTGGGCCGTGACGGTGTGGACATCCAGGCCTCCTCCATCGACAACCGCACGACCGAGGTGACGGTGGCGGGCCGGGAGGACGTGGACGTCTACGTCACGAGGAACGACGGTTCTGGCATCCCCAATACGGGCATCCGCTATACCGCGACCTCGGCCGACATCCACGGCACGGTGATGCTGACGCTGCCGGATGTGGCGACAAGCGCTGCTGCGGCTGTGGCTCCTGGAGAACGCCAGTCATCGGCGGCTGTTGGCAGTGGTGGTGATGGCAGTGGGGGTGGCGTTGAAGTACCTTTGCCCGCGAATGAGGCGGCCGGCATCGGCGCACCGGCGCAGACAGCGCGCTGGGCGCTCACGGGCATTGGGGCTGCAACGGCCCGTCGAGCGACGGCGGATGTGCGGTCTGGACCTGCCGGCCTGACCCCAGCCACGCCAACGGCGATGGGGGTTCAGGGGCTGGACACCAACGGCCGCTTGCGTGCTGTGACGCCCAATCTGCGCCTGCCGACCAGCAGCCTCTTCCAGCTGCGCACGGATGCAACTCGCGGCTACCTGATCGCAACCGATCCACGGTACGCCAACGATCGCACCTGGCTGTCCAGCGACTATCTGCTGCGGGCGCTGGCCCTTGACCCGGCGATCAGCCAGAAGCGGCTCGGTGATGGGTTCTATGAGCAACGCCTGGTGCGGGAGCAAATCGGGCAGTTGACGGGCAGTGCCTACCTGCAGGGCTATGAGAACGACGAGGCGATGTACCGCGCGCTGCTGAGCAACGGTGCCAGCTTTGCGCAACAACACCAGCTCATTCCTGGTGTGGCGCTGACGGCCGAGCAGATGGCGCAGCTGACTACTGATCTGGTGTGGCTGGTGGAGCAGCCTGTGACCATGGCGGACGGCAGTACCCATCGGGTGCTGGTGCCCCAGGTGTACCTGTTGCCTCGTGACGGGGATCTCGAGGCGAGCGGTGCCTTGATGGCCGGTAACCGGGTGACGCTGGCGCTGAGCGGCGGGCTGGACAACAGCGGGGAGATCCGCGCTGGAGATGGCGAACTTCTCGCTCGCGCCGGCACCATCACCAATACCGGCGGCGTGCGTGGCACGCGGGTGGCTCTGAGCGCTCGGGAGGATGTACGCAACCTGGGGGGAACGCTGGCGGCGAAGGACACACTGAGTCTCAACGCCGGCCGAGACCTTGTCGTCAGCACCACCACCCTCGGCAGTTCCACGGCCACCAGCCAGCGCACGGTCCTGGACCGTGTCGCCAGCCTGAGGGCCGCAGGGGATATGGTGTTGCAGGCAGGGCGGGACGTCACATTACAGGCGGCCCAGATCACGCAGGGCACCGAAGGTTTTCCACCCGCCTCAGCGGTTGCGTCGGTGCCAGTCCAAGCTGCCCTTGGCGGACTGCTGGTGCAAGCGGGCCGCGATCTTCAACTGACCACGGTCCATACCAGCAGCAGCGACCGCGCCACAGTTGACGCGAGCAACCACCTTCATCAGAGCCGCGCTCAGGAGGTCGGCAGTTCCTTGCGGGCGGGGGGGGCTGTGGTCCTTCATGCGGGCCGGGACCTCACCGCCAGAGGCGCGAGTGTCAATAGCCAAGGCACCGTGCAACTGCAGGCTGAGCGGGATGTGCTGCTTCTGGCGGCACAAGCGACCGAAAGCCTGGACGAGGCGACGAAGAACAGGGTGAAAGGCACCCTTCAGTCCACCACAACGACCACCCAGGTTCACCTCGACCGCACCAGCGCCGTGGGCACCACGATCTCCGGTCAGGCCGTTGCGGTCCATGCAGGACAGGATGTGCGGGTGCAGGGATCGAATGTGGTCTCGGACAACGGCACCGTCGTGCGAGCCGGGCGTGATGTGAGTCTGGCGCACGCCCTGGACACCCGCCAGCGGCAGGACGATCGGCAGCAGGTCACCTCCGGCGTCATGGGCGCTGGGGCCGGCTTCATCGTCGGTACGCGTGATCAGCGCGGTGGCCACCAAAGCAGCACCGAGACGGTGGTGGCGTCCACGGTGGGCAGCGTGACGGGCCCTGTGACCCTCGTGGCGGGCCGGGACTACACCCAAACCGGGTCCATTCTCCAAGCACCGCAAGGCGACGTGGAGGTGCAGGCACAGAAGATTGCCATTGCCGCAGCAGCCCAGCAAGGGCATGACGTCCAGACATCCGCCGTTCGGCAAAGCGGGCTGTCTGTCTCCGTCGCTGCCCCCGTGATCAACGCCCTTCAATCGGCGGCTGAGATGGCGGCGAACATCGACAAGGTGGGCGATGCGCGCATGAAGGCGCTGGGTGCTGCCTCCACGGCCATCAAGGGCAAGGAAGCCTGGCAGGCGCTTCAAGCTGACCCCAAGGCGGCTGGGGGCCTTTCGTTCAATGTGACGATGGGGGCCAGCCGTTCCGAGAGTCGCAGCGAGACCCTCAGCACCCAACACCGGGGCAGCGAGATCACGGCAGGTGGCAAGGTCCGTCTGAGCGCACAGGGGGCAGGGCCAAGCAGCAGCATCGGAATTGAAGGCTCGGACATTGCTGCGGCCCAGACATTGACACTCCAGGCGCAAGGCGAGATTGACCTCTCCGCTGCGCAAGACCGGGTCACGCATCAGAGTCGCAATACGTCTTCCAGTGCAGCGGTCGGCGTGGGGGGGCAGGTCGGCTCCCAGGGCAGCTCGATGGGATTCACCGCTAGCGCAAGCAGCAGTCGTGGGCGGTCCGACGGGCAAGACCTCATCCAGCGCAACACACACCTGCAGGGGCAGCAGGTCACGCTGGAGTCGGGCCGGGACACCACGCTCCGAGGGGCGGTGGTGAGCGGTGACAGGGTGCAGGCCAGCGTCGGCGGCGATCTCAGGATCGAGAGCCTGCAAGACACCAGTCAATTCACGAGCAGCAGCCAGCAGGCAGGCGGGCATGTGACCGGCGGCGCTGGCTACAGCGGCAGCGGCAGCATGGCGAAGAGCCAGGTCAACAGCCACTTCGCCAGCGTCACAGAGCAGAGCGGCATCCGGGCTGGCGACGCTGGCTTCCAGGTGCAGGTGAATGGCAACACCGCCTTGAAGGGCGGTGCCGTTACCAGCTCGCAGGCGGCCGTGGACAACAAGGTGAACAGCTTCCGATCCGGGAGCCTGACCTTGACCGACCTGGAGAACAAGGCGGCGTTCGAGGGCTCGAGTTATTCGGTGTCCACGGGGTTTGGAAGAAGCGCGGAGGCGGAGGGCCCGGTTGGCGTCGAGCCACAGGGTGACGTCTTCTCGTGGAAGCCGGCCAAGGCTACCGGCGCTTCGGGGGACTCGGCGGGTGTCGGCACGGTGAGCGGCAGAGCCACCCGTATGACCCGAGCCGGCATCAGTGGCGTTGCAGGCGACGAGGCCGCACGCACCGGGGATCCCGAGTCCGGCATTGCCCCGATCTTCGACTCACAGCAGGTTCGGCAGGAACTGGCTGCGCAAGTGGCGATCAGCCAGACGTTTGGGAAGGAGGCTGCCCGGCAGGTGGGGGACTTCGCTGAGGCGCAGCTGATCAAAGCCGAACGTCTGCAAGTGACGGTGGCTTTAATGCCCCCGGGGCCCGAGCGTGAGGCGGTGGAAGCCGACATTGCGCGAATTCGGACCCTCTGGGGCGATCACGGCCTGTTGCGAGTCGCGGCGCATTCCGCAGTGGGAGCGCTTGCCGGTGATGTCGCCGGAGCGGTGGGAGCCGGTGCCAGCCCGCTGCTCACCACGCAGGTGGCCGATACCTTGAAACAGGCGGGTGCAGGCCCCGAACTCACCCAGGCGATCTCGACGCTTGCGAGCTCCGTGCTTGTTGGTGCCGCCAGCGGAACGGTGGGTGCCGTCTCCGCCTTCAACGAAGCGGAGAACAACACCAACCATCTCTCACCCTTCCGGGAGGTGCGCGAGGCGGTCAGGAAAACACAGGCGCGTTTGGAGCTGGCGTGTCATCCCAACTGCACCGAGGCGGACTTTCGCCGCATTGATGCGCAGTCGGCTCAGATGTATGCCGCAGCGACGCTCGTTCATCTGGCGCTGAACGGCAAGGCGCTGACGGCCCAAGAGACCGCTCAACTGGCGCAGACAGCCACCGAAATGCTGCCTTTCTTCGGCACAACGGAAGCCGTCTTCCAGGTGCTGACTGGCAAATCGTCGGTCAGCCAGGAGGAGGTCAGTCGGTTTGTTGCAGGGCTGGGCACGGTGCCGGTGGCGGGGCCGTTCCTCAAACGCGGGGCAAAGACGACGCTGGAGTTGGCGTCTCAACTTTCCGACCAGATCAAGGCGGCTCTCAAGGCGGACAACGTGGCGCTGGCCGCCGCCAAGTTGAAAGAACTGGACGCCCTGGTCGGTTCGGGGCGTTTGGATGTCGATGCGCTCGCTTCGCGGTTGAATGATCTCAGCGCGACCGATGTTCGGAAGATCATCCTGATGGAACCCGAGGCGGCGAATAGCCTGGCTCGCCGTTCCAGTGGCGCGTTGGAGAAGAACGCGGCTTATGTCTCGACAGACGGGCGCATTCATCTCACTGATGCCAAGGGGGAGATTCGACCCCAAAGCTCATGGTCTGCGGCGGCGAATGATGGGGCCGCTACGGGCAACACGGTTGGCCTGACGCGGGAAGACCGACTGGTCCTGGAGGGTGACGCCAAGCGCGCCAAGATCGTGCAGAGCATCAGTGACGCCGCGCAACCTTCTGTGAAGGCCATTGTTGCCCTCGATGCAGAAGCGAAAGTTGGGTTCAGGGGAAGCGTTGCCAGCGGACTGAAAAACGCCACGAAGCTGGGCCCCAGTGGGGAGCGGGTGGCGTTCGACGGGTTCGTGGCAACTAAGGACGGGGTGTCCTATTCGGGGCCTCAAGGGTTTGATGTGGATTTTTTTGTAGTGAGTAAAAATATCTATGAAAAAATAGATAGTCGCGGTAATTTCAAGAATATTTTGGGGTTTGATGGGTCGCTCAAGAGGATGTTTTCGGGGTATGGGGCTGCCTTGCGGAGTGATCCTGCTCTTCAGGGGATGAAGATTGAGGTCCCTGTTTTTCGTGTGTATACGCCAGAGCAAATTCAAAGAAAATTGAATGCTGGCGATGCACAAATCTATTTCTTTTTGGACGAAAATTAA